The Apostichopus japonicus isolate 1M-3 chromosome 6, ASM3797524v1, whole genome shotgun sequence genome contains a region encoding:
- the LOC139969186 gene encoding uncharacterized protein isoform X2 has product MSTGKDVRTQNIGERTDTNLLLLRGVDSVARVSNNVILIKTTGEERLTCVDDQGKQTQITVANETEVAIGQSSKAAAASIGLDSKQERKVKGPAGKREIKQKAARDSTLDRPDSPKLSLPPEVELLPQASAKHAESNVEIQKLTDALTTLSTGEDISSLSANLKDFLPKILRVDIENKRLKETVAHLEEELAKYKNVKQRLSEPRRKAETDSSQSKKDHELPDGDSSRRQQEELLKMRKQLKKAIDANQAWSNYSNDQLKIHLRQLHANDETVRKLQEKLNSVKAEASSHEQQYKTRIAQLDSDIKEHKDKVEEIQSENNNIMVRNQQLEAEQRKVRKLAKGLIKEKEDLKKETERMKLEIDELTLAEDKRSRHGEAKSNGTTSSTSTNLSHPLRNVESAMDKEDLTEAEKEEFTKSKPDNPDSGVSTGTCSPTDSNEGATRTTDNTTDAIFILQEQVNQFKEDFNRERQDRERAFGEIDKLKKELENTKLLLHQQSEPATKKKSKNVAALFSSKQKKKKEQEGAVLEYMSPDEVAALQRQRATRDQRRTNTYEEEREEGNHVYHEIED; this is encoded by the exons ATGTCAACAGGTAAAGACGTGAGGACGCAAAACATCGGAGAACGAACGGACACGAATCTGCTTTTATTACGAGGAGTCGATAGCGTAGCGCGAGTATCAAATAACGTCATACTTATTAAAACGACTGGAGAGGAAAGGCTAACTTGTGTTGACGATCAAGggaaacaaacacaaattacTGTCGCCAACGAGACCGAAGTGGCCATTGGTCAGAGCTCCAAAGCAGCGGCAGCCTCGATCGGTCTGGATTCAAAACAAGAGAGGAAAGTGAAag GACCTGCcggaaaaagagaaataaaacaaaaggcaGCCCGAGATTCAACTCTAGACCGACCAGATTCACCAAAGCTATCACTTCCACCCGAAGTTGAACTTTTACCTCAG GCCTCAGCTAAACACGCGGAGTCCAACGTTGAGATACAAAAGTTAACTGATGCTCTCACAACCCTCTCGACAGGAGAAGATATTTCATCTCTTTCGGCAAACTTAAAAGACTTTCTGCCGAAAATATTACGGGTGGACATTGAAAATAAGAGGTTGAAG GAAACCGTTGCTCATCTTGAAGAAGAACTTGCCAAATACAAGAACGTTAAACAGAG GTTAAGTGAACCACGTAGAAAAGCTGAGACTGACAGTTCCCAATCGAAAAAG GACCATGAACTCCCAGATGGAGATTCGAGTAGACGGCAACAAGAAGAACTGTTAAAAATGAGGAAACAACTTAAAAAG GCTATCGATGCGAACCAAGCATGGAGTAACTATAGTAATGACCAGCTTAAGATTCATCTGCGACAACTGCATGCCAATGATGAAACCGTCAGGAAACTTCAAGAGAAACTGAACTCCGTCAAAGCCGAAGCTTCAAGTCACGAACAACAATACAAAACCAGGATTGCTCAACTCGATTCGGATATCAAAGAACACAAG GACAAAGTGGAAGAGATACAATCTGAAAATAACAACATTATGGTTAGAAATCAGCAACTTGAAGCCGAACAGAGGAAAGTGCGAAAACTAGCTAAGGGTCTCATCAAGGAGAAAGAAGACTTGAAGAAAGAGACGGAGAGAATGAAATTG gaaattgacgagttgacgttGGCAGAGGATAAGAGATCGAGACACGGTGAAGCAAAAAGTAATGGAACCACAAGTAGCACTAGTACGAACCTTTCTCATCCACTACGAAATGTTGAAAGCGCCATGGATAAAGAAGATTTGACGGAGGCGGAAAAGGAGGAATTCACAAAATCGAAACCAGATAATCCAGATAGCGGTGTATCAACCGGGACGTGTAGTCCTACCGATAGTAACGAAGGGGCAACACGAACGACAGACAATACTACTGATGCCATTTTTATCCTCCAAGAACAG GTAAATCAGTTCAAGGAGGACTTTAACCGTGAGAGGCAGGACAGGGAAAGGGCCTTCGGGGAAATAGACAAACTGAAGAAGGAATTAGAAAATACCAAACTACTACTGCATCAACAGAGCGAG CCTGCTACTAAGAAAAAATCGAAGAATGTGGCAGCTTTGTTTAGCAGtaagcaaaagaaaaagaaagagcaAGAAGGGGCTGTTCTTGAATATATGAGCCCAGATGAAGTAGCGGCTTTACAAAGG CAACGAGCAACAAGAGACCAGAGAAGAACAAACACATACGAAGAGGAACGAGAAGAAGGCAATCACGTTTACCATGAAATAGAAGATTGA
- the LOC139969186 gene encoding uncharacterized protein isoform X1 yields the protein MWFKDYEDDNMSTGKDVRTQNIGERTDTNLLLLRGVDSVARVSNNVILIKTTGEERLTCVDDQGKQTQITVANETEVAIGQSSKAAAASIGLDSKQERKVKGPAGKREIKQKAARDSTLDRPDSPKLSLPPEVELLPQASAKHAESNVEIQKLTDALTTLSTGEDISSLSANLKDFLPKILRVDIENKRLKETVAHLEEELAKYKNVKQRLSEPRRKAETDSSQSKKDHELPDGDSSRRQQEELLKMRKQLKKAIDANQAWSNYSNDQLKIHLRQLHANDETVRKLQEKLNSVKAEASSHEQQYKTRIAQLDSDIKEHKDKVEEIQSENNNIMVRNQQLEAEQRKVRKLAKGLIKEKEDLKKETERMKLEIDELTLAEDKRSRHGEAKSNGTTSSTSTNLSHPLRNVESAMDKEDLTEAEKEEFTKSKPDNPDSGVSTGTCSPTDSNEGATRTTDNTTDAIFILQEQVNQFKEDFNRERQDRERAFGEIDKLKKELENTKLLLHQQSEPATKKKSKNVAALFSSKQKKKKEQEGAVLEYMSPDEVAALQRQRATRDQRRTNTYEEEREEGNHVYHEIED from the exons ATGTGGTTCAA AGACTATGAAGATGATAATATGTCAACAGGTAAAGACGTGAGGACGCAAAACATCGGAGAACGAACGGACACGAATCTGCTTTTATTACGAGGAGTCGATAGCGTAGCGCGAGTATCAAATAACGTCATACTTATTAAAACGACTGGAGAGGAAAGGCTAACTTGTGTTGACGATCAAGggaaacaaacacaaattacTGTCGCCAACGAGACCGAAGTGGCCATTGGTCAGAGCTCCAAAGCAGCGGCAGCCTCGATCGGTCTGGATTCAAAACAAGAGAGGAAAGTGAAag GACCTGCcggaaaaagagaaataaaacaaaaggcaGCCCGAGATTCAACTCTAGACCGACCAGATTCACCAAAGCTATCACTTCCACCCGAAGTTGAACTTTTACCTCAG GCCTCAGCTAAACACGCGGAGTCCAACGTTGAGATACAAAAGTTAACTGATGCTCTCACAACCCTCTCGACAGGAGAAGATATTTCATCTCTTTCGGCAAACTTAAAAGACTTTCTGCCGAAAATATTACGGGTGGACATTGAAAATAAGAGGTTGAAG GAAACCGTTGCTCATCTTGAAGAAGAACTTGCCAAATACAAGAACGTTAAACAGAG GTTAAGTGAACCACGTAGAAAAGCTGAGACTGACAGTTCCCAATCGAAAAAG GACCATGAACTCCCAGATGGAGATTCGAGTAGACGGCAACAAGAAGAACTGTTAAAAATGAGGAAACAACTTAAAAAG GCTATCGATGCGAACCAAGCATGGAGTAACTATAGTAATGACCAGCTTAAGATTCATCTGCGACAACTGCATGCCAATGATGAAACCGTCAGGAAACTTCAAGAGAAACTGAACTCCGTCAAAGCCGAAGCTTCAAGTCACGAACAACAATACAAAACCAGGATTGCTCAACTCGATTCGGATATCAAAGAACACAAG GACAAAGTGGAAGAGATACAATCTGAAAATAACAACATTATGGTTAGAAATCAGCAACTTGAAGCCGAACAGAGGAAAGTGCGAAAACTAGCTAAGGGTCTCATCAAGGAGAAAGAAGACTTGAAGAAAGAGACGGAGAGAATGAAATTG gaaattgacgagttgacgttGGCAGAGGATAAGAGATCGAGACACGGTGAAGCAAAAAGTAATGGAACCACAAGTAGCACTAGTACGAACCTTTCTCATCCACTACGAAATGTTGAAAGCGCCATGGATAAAGAAGATTTGACGGAGGCGGAAAAGGAGGAATTCACAAAATCGAAACCAGATAATCCAGATAGCGGTGTATCAACCGGGACGTGTAGTCCTACCGATAGTAACGAAGGGGCAACACGAACGACAGACAATACTACTGATGCCATTTTTATCCTCCAAGAACAG GTAAATCAGTTCAAGGAGGACTTTAACCGTGAGAGGCAGGACAGGGAAAGGGCCTTCGGGGAAATAGACAAACTGAAGAAGGAATTAGAAAATACCAAACTACTACTGCATCAACAGAGCGAG CCTGCTACTAAGAAAAAATCGAAGAATGTGGCAGCTTTGTTTAGCAGtaagcaaaagaaaaagaaagagcaAGAAGGGGCTGTTCTTGAATATATGAGCCCAGATGAAGTAGCGGCTTTACAAAGG CAACGAGCAACAAGAGACCAGAGAAGAACAAACACATACGAAGAGGAACGAGAAGAAGGCAATCACGTTTACCATGAAATAGAAGATTGA